A single genomic interval of Chitinophaga sp. 180180018-3 harbors:
- a CDS encoding nuclear transport factor 2 family protein — protein sequence MKHYIFLLATFAWSHAASAQNKDSELLKKLNEEWIGSYPTKDTLKMNSIFADDFVLVNPAGVKMTKRDIFSNLAHSTNPVLTAKVDSVEIRLFHNIGIVNAKASFTFKSGEAGKTCYMDVYEKRAGKWVAVAAHVTSLQ from the coding sequence ATGAAACACTATATCTTTCTGCTGGCCACATTTGCATGGTCTCATGCTGCTTCAGCACAAAACAAAGACAGTGAATTATTGAAGAAATTAAACGAAGAATGGATAGGCTCTTACCCCACCAAAGATACATTGAAGATGAACAGCATTTTTGCAGATGATTTTGTACTCGTCAATCCTGCCGGCGTTAAAATGACTAAACGGGATATTTTCAGTAACCTTGCTCATTCCACCAATCCCGTTCTTACCGCCAAAGTAGATTCAGTTGAAATCAGGCTGTTTCACAATATAGGAATTGTCAATGCAAAAGCGAGCTTCACTTTCAAATCAGGAGAAGCAGGCAAAACCTGTTACATGGATGTTTATGAGAAGAGAGCCGGTAAATGGGTAGCTGTGGCAGCTCACGTCACCTCCCTTCAATGA
- a CDS encoding SusD/RagB family nutrient-binding outer membrane lipoprotein, with the protein MKKLLLLISIPLVISSCKKWVDINDNPNSANSSVPAADQRLPPLLAQFTDAYESTGTRTAFLSQQLATIYSSGGSNYNLTGWVSNASNIGWPWQAWYVNTVINVTPLIAAAEKAQAWHYVGVAKIIKAWGFGTLADVYGMMPYDQFDQAGILTPKFDDAQYIQGKVLGLLDEAIADLQKTQGSAAPPLAKGDILNNGKTDNWIRLAYGLKARFMNHTSNLPGFNAQTVLDATAKGPQTAMQSSVMQYIDQGPNVAATDQDALQYGNTALTARISQLYINYLTNNYTGAPTGANNMEDPRIDSLIPSSADQKGVMHRTKGVDMTSGITKSGPRSYTYNPNTNMFSNPDSIYVILRKTPYAPNATDRIQSTGTWYTKRGAKGLLFTDAEMRFIEAEIYLKQQKNSDALTAYKAGIRSHMELIGIPDATIAKFLASTSVEQNAANLTLSNIMIQKYLALSYSPEMWADLRRMNYCADAAGNYNEATGVYKGFKRPVHVNAINYPNQTDWPRRFAVASYEINYNVAEVLKADPNANTPTYLTERVWWNK; encoded by the coding sequence ATGAAAAAATTATTGCTACTTATAAGTATACCGTTAGTAATCAGCTCCTGTAAAAAATGGGTTGATATCAATGATAATCCTAACAGCGCCAACTCTTCCGTGCCTGCAGCAGATCAGCGCCTTCCGCCGCTGCTGGCGCAGTTTACTGACGCATATGAAAGTACAGGTACCCGTACCGCCTTTCTTTCCCAGCAACTGGCCACCATTTATTCCAGCGGCGGCAGTAACTATAACCTGACCGGCTGGGTATCCAATGCCAGCAATATCGGCTGGCCCTGGCAGGCATGGTATGTAAACACCGTTATCAACGTAACTCCGCTGATTGCTGCCGCAGAAAAGGCGCAGGCCTGGCATTACGTGGGCGTAGCCAAGATCATCAAAGCCTGGGGGTTTGGTACCCTGGCGGATGTGTACGGCATGATGCCCTACGATCAGTTCGACCAGGCAGGCATCCTCACCCCTAAATTCGACGATGCACAGTACATACAAGGCAAAGTACTGGGCCTGCTCGATGAAGCCATCGCAGACCTTCAGAAAACGCAGGGCTCTGCAGCACCGCCACTGGCCAAAGGGGATATCCTCAACAACGGCAAAACCGATAACTGGATCCGGCTGGCTTACGGCCTGAAGGCGCGCTTTATGAATCATACCTCCAACCTGCCGGGTTTCAATGCTCAAACAGTACTGGATGCAACGGCTAAAGGCCCGCAAACAGCGATGCAGTCGAGCGTTATGCAGTATATTGATCAGGGGCCCAATGTTGCCGCTACCGACCAGGATGCGCTGCAATACGGCAATACGGCGCTTACAGCAAGGATCTCGCAGCTGTATATCAACTACCTGACCAATAACTATACAGGCGCCCCAACCGGCGCCAACAACATGGAAGATCCGCGCATTGATTCGCTGATCCCCAGCTCGGCGGATCAGAAGGGAGTGATGCACCGCACCAAAGGGGTGGATATGACCTCTGGTATCACTAAATCGGGGCCCAGGTCGTATACTTACAATCCCAACACCAATATGTTCTCCAATCCGGACTCCATATATGTGATCCTGCGTAAAACGCCTTATGCGCCCAACGCGACCGATCGCATTCAATCGACCGGCACCTGGTACACGAAGCGAGGCGCAAAAGGCCTGCTGTTCACCGATGCCGAGATGCGATTCATCGAAGCAGAGATCTATCTGAAGCAGCAGAAAAACAGCGATGCACTAACGGCATACAAAGCCGGCATCCGCTCGCATATGGAGCTGATTGGTATCCCTGACGCCACCATCGCGAAATTCCTGGCCAGCACCTCCGTGGAGCAGAATGCCGCCAACCTGACGCTCAGCAATATCATGATCCAGAAATACCTCGCACTTTCCTATTCGCCGGAGATGTGGGCGGATCTTCGCAGAATGAATTATTGTGCAGATGCAGCAGGGAATTACAATGAAGCTACGGGAGTGTATAAGGGATTCAAACGTCCGGTGCATGTGAATGCCATCAATTACCCGAACCAAACAGATTGGCCGCGCAGATTTGCAGTGGCCAGTTATGAAATTAACTACAACGTGGCAGAAGTGTTGAAAGCAGATCCGAATGCGAACACACCAACATATCTGACGGAAAGAGTGTGGTGGAATAAGTAA